A region from the Zonotrichia leucophrys gambelii isolate GWCS_2022_RI chromosome Z, RI_Zleu_2.0, whole genome shotgun sequence genome encodes:
- the DMRT3 gene encoding doublesex- and mab-3-related transcription factor 3: protein MNGYGSPYLYMGGPVSQPPRAPLQRTPKCARCRNHGVLSWLKGHKRYCRFKDCTCEKCILIIERQRVMAAQVALRRQQANESLESLLPDSLRSLPGPPGSTEPPTPPPGPSPCAAPPRTPAELAAAAALRWAAEPPPALPGPLPKADVNEERLGDASGADNAETYSDKDTDQRSSPDMTKSKSCFNPDSPEIVSVDEVGFAVQKNGGSTENHPESSKYHPEQNHLLIEGPSGTVSLPFSLKANRPPLEVLKKIFPNQKPAVLELILKGCGGDLVSAVEVLLSSRSSVASGERTSAESDGLVLPSNGHLFEHTLSSYPISSSKWSVGSAFRVPDTLRFSADSSNVVPNPLAVPLQHPFPQPPRYPLMLRNTLARNQSSPFLPNDVTLWNTMTLQQQYQLRSQYVSPFSGNSATVFRSSPVLPSRSSEDPRISIPDDGCPIVSKQPIYTEDEYEDRSDSSDSRILNTSS, encoded by the exons ATGAACGGCTATGGCTCCCCGTACCTCTACATGGGCGGCCCGGTGTCGCAACCGCCGCGGGCTCCGCTGCAGCGGACGCCGAAGTGCGCCCGGTGCCGCAACCACGGCGTGCTGTCCTGGCTGAAGGGCCACAAGCGCTATTGCCGCTTCAAGGACTGCACCTGCGAGAAGTGCATCCTCATCATCGAGAGGCAGCGGGTGATGGCCGCGCAGGTGGCGCTCCGCCGGCAGCAGGCCAACGAAAGCCTGGAGAGCCTCCTCCCGGACTCCCTGCGCTCCCTCCCCGGGCCGCCGGGCAGCACCGAGCCCCCCacgccgccgccggggccgtCGCCCTGCGCCGCGCCGCCGCGGACCCCCGCCGAGctggccgccgccgccgcccttCGCTGGGCCGCCGAGCCGCCCCCCGCGCTCCCGGGGCCGCTCCCCAAGGCAG ATGTGAATGAGGAGCGGCTGGGTGATGCAAGTGGAGCAGACAATGCTGAGACCTACAGTGACAAAGACACAGACCAAAGGAGTTCCCCAGACATGACCAAATCCAAAAGTTGTTTCAACCCTGACAGCCCTGAAATTGTTTCAGTGGATGAGGTTGGTTTTGCAGTTCAGAAAAATGGTGGGAGCACAGAGAACCATCCAGAGAGCTCCAAGTACCACCCAGAGCAGAACCACCTCCTGATAGAAGGTCCTTCTGGGACAGTTTCTTTACCATTCAGTTTGAAAGCAAACAGACCCCCACTTGAAGTCTTGAAAAAGATTTTCCCTAACCAAAAGCCAGCTGTGCTAGAGTTGATCCTGAAGGGGTGTGGCGGTGACCTGGTGAGTGCTGTAGAGGTTCTCCTGTCCAGCCGGTCTTCAGTGGCCAGTGGAGAGAGAACTTCTGCAGAATCGGATGGTCTTGTTTTGCCTTCCAATGGCCATCTTTTTGAACACACACTGAGTTCCTATCCTATTTCATCTTCCAAGTGGTCTGTGGGCTCGGCATTTAGGGTTCCCGACACTCTGAGGTTCTCTGCTGATTCCAGTAATGTTGTGCCAAATCCTCTAGCCGTACCTTTGCAGCACCCCTTCCCTCAGCCACCACGCTACCCGCTGATGCTGAGGAACACTTTGGCAAGAAACCAGTCCAGCCCATTCCTGCCCAACGACGTCACCCTGTGGAACACCATGACATTGCAGCAGCAGTACCAGCTGCGGTCCCAGTACGTCAGTCCTTTCTCTGGCAACTCAGCCACTGTTTTCCGAAGCTCGCCTGTCCTTCCTTCCCGCTCGTCAGAAGATCCTAGGATTTCAATTCCTGATGACGGATGCCCAATTGTGTCTAAGCAACCAATTTACACAGAAGATGAATATGAGGACAGGTCTGATTCTTCAGACTCAAGAATACTCAACACATCTTCTTAG